One Paramisgurnus dabryanus chromosome 10, PD_genome_1.1, whole genome shotgun sequence genomic region harbors:
- the LOC135746931 gene encoding trace amine-associated receptor 13c-like encodes MAYKTQYCFPDINSSCIKTIRSTHEYNIMYVFFSVLSVWTVFLNLLVIISISHFKKLHTPTNMLIFSLAVADLLIGLIGMPLEAIRLIETCWYFGDTICRLFLTIMGLLLNTSLGNLVLIAVDRYVAVCHPLLYPQKITMTRTIIIICVCWFCSSAYNISVVITTSQRKYTCYGECTITITFALKTIDLFLSFLNPCTVIITLYFKIFYVAHQQVKVINSLMRSGKHLTEGSVRRKSESKAALTLGFVVTVYLFCWIPFFILTLTPNTRMTSVIAYFILWMLYINSALNPLIYAIFYPWFRTSVKHILNLSKIFKPA; translated from the coding sequence ATGGCCTATAAGACTCAATACTGCTTTCCTGACATTAACTCATCATGCATCAAGACAATACGCTCCACACATGAATACAAtatcatgtatgtgtttttttcagtgctGTCCGTATGGACTGTGTTTCTGAATCTGCTGGTgatcatctccatctctcacttcaagAAGCTTCACACTCCAACCAACATGCTCATTTTCTCTCTGGCTGTGGCCGACCTGCTCATAGGACTTATTGGCATGCCTTTGGAGGCGATAAGGTTGATTGAAACATGTTGGTACTTCGGAGACACTATCTGTAGACTGTTTTTAACAATCATGGGATTGCTCCTCAATACATCTCTAGGAAATTTAGTTTTAATAGCTGTTGACCGTTATGTGGCTGTGTGTCACCCTCTGCTGTACCCACAGAAAATAACAATGACAAGAACAATAATTATTATCTGTGTTTGCTGGTTCTGCTCTTCAGCTTATAACATTTCAGTTGTTATAACTACCTCAcaaagaaaatacacatgttatGGAGAATGTACAATTACCATTACTTTTGCCTTGAAAACCATTGACCTATTCCTGTCTTTCCTGAATCCTTGTACTGTCATTATAACgttatattttaaaatcttCTATGTCGCACATCAGCAAGTGAAAGTTATAAACTCTCTGATGAGGAGTGGAAAACATCTAACAGAAGGTTCAGTGAGGAGGAAATCTGAGAGCAAAGCCGCTCTGACATTAGGATTCGTTGTGACGGTTTATCTGTTTTGCTGGATtcccttttttattttaactcttACACCAAACACAAGAATGACTTCTGTTATAGCCTATTTTATATTATGGATGTTATATATTAATTCAGCTCTGAATCCTCTCATCTATGCTATATTTTACCCTTGGTTTAGAACGTCAGTTAAACACATCCTAAATCTATCCAAAATATTTAAGCCAGCATAA